One region of Purpureocillium takamizusanense chromosome 4, complete sequence genomic DNA includes:
- a CDS encoding uncharacterized protein (COG:S~EggNog:ENOG503P7B9), with protein MSRTQQVPENQHISLPDIRIQSASPVSFNDYGNAARESSPEIIGLAVRRSKTLPSSLATTPRSAPGHKRKRSATVSDIDIFKANNAAMTAAKISRHNSDASKKSSVSPSSSISRKSSKSSAKDVDWTEVTDPEERRRIQNRIAQRKFREKARENKEKAERETRNREHAGNSYRTLALTDVNGDQDALSGLPWGGLNLNLVVARGYEAESRRSSGRGTYIGDEAYPEPQYSPPQYSMPYSAGLQQTASYGSSGGDDIYYDDTTSYIYEAPPQPPPPFSTV; from the exons ATGTCTCGGACCCAACAAGTTCCTGAAAACCAGCACATATCGCTCCCCGATATCCGAATCCAGAGCGCCTCTCCAGTCTCGTTCAACGACTACGGCAACGCCGCCAGAGAGAGCTCTCCTGAAATTATTGGACTAGCAGTGCGACGTTCAAAGACACTACCAAGCAGCCTCGCCACTACACCGCGTTCGGCCCCCGGCCATAAGCGAAAGAGGTCCGCAACCGTGTCGGACATTGACATTTTCAAGGCCAACAACGCCGCCATGACAGCCGCCAAGATTTCCAGACACAACTCGGACGCTTCGAAGAAGTCAAGTGTCTCACCATCGTCCTCCATCTCCCGCAAGTCATCCAAGTCCAGCGCCAAGGATGTGGACTGGACGGAAGTGACGGACCCGGAGGAGCGACGGCGCATCCAGAACCGCATTGCGCAGCGCAAGTTCC GCGAGAAGGCTCGGGAAAATAAGGAAAAGGCGGAGCGTGAGACAAGAAATAGAGAGCACGCTGGCAACAGCTACCGTACGTTGGCCCTCACCGATGTCAACGGCGACCAGGACGCGCTTTCAGGCCTGCCTTGGGGCGGCCTGAACCTGAACCTGGTGGTCGCGCGGGGCTACGAGGCGGAGAGCCGCCGTAGTAGCGGCCGAGGCACGTacatcggcgacgaggcatACCCCGAGCCTCAGTACAGCCCCCCTCAATACAGCATGCCGTACAGCGCGGGCCTACAGCAGACGGCCAGCTACGGCAGCAGCGGAGGGGATGACATTTACtacgacgacacgacgagTTATATCTACGAAGCGCCCCCTCAGCCCCCGCCTCCGTTTTCGACGGTGTGA
- a CDS encoding uncharacterized protein (COG:S~EggNog:ENOG503P7ZZ), translating into MAPALAGISAQASDPEHPQVQKDKALFKVNARERRAEERKQKRKEKAAAKKERKLNVKRSAKWNEERRQEMKAKKLEKNMDPAKRERRRLRLLQRHKKLTIQAEKFTAEAEKALAQYKHMTEAKERAEKEGISLKHTADDASDDSDSSLDSESGGAGIADPENGTVPADEVVLKHRRESDASAHSTVSATATARLKEEKPKKDKHKKSTHADSEDVLMEDVGESRKPKKDKKKIAKAVQADDDVDESVATPKHDLKRKHEDKEGDEAPASKKKKEKKEKKEKKEKKEKKEKKEKKVKDTKVAKEADASADVAGADDAAKWNVGDLGGGSARQAKFLRLLGGNKDATADPLTSGAVPKGKSASTKAEAEIQRQFEEGMKAKFDGTGKRRGLGA; encoded by the exons ATGGCACCTGCACTGGCAGGCATCTCCGCCCAGGCGTCGGATCCAGAGCACCCGCAGGTGCAGAAGG ACAAGGCCCTATTCAAGGTCAACGCCCGCGAGCGGCGAGCTGAGGAACGCAAACAGAAGCGCAAAGAAAAGGCAGCTGCCAAGAAGGAGCGCAAGCTCAATGTCAAGCGCAGCGCCAAATGGAACGAGGAGCGCAGGCAGGAGAtgaaggccaagaagcttGAGAAGAACATGGATCCCGCCAAGCGCGAGAGACGGCGCCTGCGTCTACTCCAGAGACATAAAAAGCTCACGATCCAGGCCGAGAAGTTTACGGCAGAGGCCGAGAAGGCACTGGCACAGTACAAGCACATGACTGAGGCTAAAGAG CGAGCTGAGAAGGAGGGTATCTCGCTGAAGCATACCGCCGATGACGCATCAGATGATAGCGACTCCTCGCTCGACAGCGAATCTGGCGGTGCTGGTATTGCTGACCCCGAGAACGGCACTGTgcctgccgacgaggtcgtccTGAAGCACCGCCGCGAAAGCGATGCGTCAGCCCACAGCACCGtctccgccacggccacggcacgaTTGAAGGAAGAAAAGCCTAAGAAAGACAAGCACAAAAAATCGACCCATGCCGATTCCGAAGACGTTCTTATGGAGGACGTCGGAGAGAGCAGAAAGcccaagaaggacaagaagaagataGCCAAGGCTGTccaagccgacgacgatgttgatGAATCCGTCGCGACGCCCAAACACGATCTGAAGCGCAAgcacgaggacaaggagggggacgaggcgccggcatccaagaagaagaaggagaagaaggagaaaaaggaaaagaaagagaagaaggagaaaaaggaaaagaaagagaagaaggTGAAGGATACCAAGGTTGCCAAGGAGGCTGACGCCAGTGCCGACGTAGCTGGAGCAGACGATGCTGCCAAGTGGAACGTGGGCGATCTCGGAGGCGGTTCCGCGCGACAGGCCAAGTTCCTTCGCCTCCTCGGAGGCAACAAGGACGCCACGGCTGACCCATTGACGTCGGGAGCGGTCCCCAAGGGCAAGTCTGCGTCTaccaaggccgaggccgaaatCCAGCGCCAGTTTGAGGAGGGCATGAAGGCCAAGTTCGACGGCACGGGCAAGcgccgcggcctgggcgcATAA
- a CDS encoding uncharacterized protein (COG:U~TransMembrane:1 (i39-59o)~EggNog:ENOG503P8WP) → MAQTLEQRRRNAKFAKEQEAKMGKSEEQVKKRVKETPKAPISMFWIVILGFIVFGGLVFEALSRMFGQ, encoded by the exons ATG GCGCAAACACTCGAgcaacgccgccgcaacgcaaAGTTCgccaaggagcaggaggcCAAGATGGGCAAGTCGGAGGAGCAGGTCAAGAAGCGCGTCAAGGAGACGCCCAAGGCCCCCATCTCCATGTTCTGGATTG TCATTCTCggcttcatcgtcttcggcggTCTAGTCTTCGAGGCATTGTCTCGCATGTTCGGTCAGTAA